One Pseudomonas sp. MM213 genomic window, GATGATATCGCCCTCTTGGACTCGCGCCAAAGCGCCGCCCACGTAAGCTTCGGGGCTGACGTGAATCGCCGCCGGGATTTTCCCCGAGGCGCCGGACATGCGTCCGTCGGTGACCAGCGCGACTTTGAAGCCGCGATCCTGCAGCACGCCGAGGAACGGCGTCATCTTGTGCAGTTCCGGCATGCCGTTGGAGCGCGGGCCCTGGAAGCGCATCACCGCGACAAAGTCCTTCTCCAGCAAACCGGCCTTGAACGCATCGGCCAGATCCTGTTGATCCTGGAACACCATTGCCGGTGCTTCGACGATCTGGTTTTCCAAGGCGACTGCGGAGACTTTCATCACGCCACGACCGAGGTTGCCTTCCATCACGCGCAAGCCGCCCTCGGGCGAAAACGCACGCGCCACCGGGCGCAGGATGGTTTCATCGAGGCTGTCGGTGACGCCTTCGCGCCATACCAGCTCACCGTTATCGAGGAACGGTTCCTTGGTGTAGCGGCTCAGGCCGTGGCCCAGAACCGTGTTGACGTTTTCGTGGAGCAGGCCGGCCTCCAGCAGTTCGCGGATCAGGAACGACATGCCGCCCGCCGCCTGGAAGTGGTTGATGTCGGCTTTGCCGTTCGGGTAGACGTGGCTCAGGGTCGGCACGACTTCGGAGAGGTCGGCCATGTCCTGCCAGGTCAGTTGAATGCCCGCCGCCATGGCAATCGCCGGCATGTGCAAAGTGTGGTTGGTCGAACCGCCGGTGGCGTGCAGCGCCACGATGGAGTTGACCAGCGAACGCTCATCGACGATTTCGCCGATCGGCATGAAGTTGCCATTCTGCTTGGTCAGGCGCGTGACCTGATGCGCCGCTTCGCGAGTCAGGGCATCGCGCAACGGCGTGTTCGGGTTGACGAAAGAGGCGCCCGGCAAGTGCAGGCCCATGACTTCCATCAGCAACTGGTTGGTGTTGGCGGTGCCGTAGAAAGTGCAGGTGCCAGGACTGTGGTAGGAGTTCATTTCCGATTCCAGCAGCTCTTCGCGCGAGGCCTTGCCTTCGGCATAGCGCTGGCGCACATCGGCTTTCTGCTTGTTGGAAATGCCCGAGACCATCGGCCCGCCCGGTACGAAAATCATCGGCAGATGACCGAAGCGCAACGCGCCCATCATCAGGCCCGGCACGATCTTGTCGCAGATGCCGAGCATCAGCGCGCCATCGAACATGTTGTGGGAAAGGGCAACAGCGGTGGACAGCGCGATCACTTCACGGCTTGGCAGGCTCAGCTCCATGCCCGGCTCGCCTTGGGTCACGCCATCGCACATCGCCGGGGTGCCGCCGGCGAACTGGCCGACGGAGCCGATTTCGCGCAGGGCTTTTTTGATCAGTTCAGGAAAGACTTCGTACGGCTGATGCGCCGAGAGCATGTCGTTATATGACGAAACAATCGCGATGTTCGCGGAGTTCATCATTCGCAGGCTGTTCTTGTCTTCGGTGCCGCAACCGGCCACGCCATGGGCGAAGTTGGCGCATTGCAGCTTGCCGCGCATCGGACCGTCGCTGGCCGCACCGCGAATGAGCGCAAGGTAAGCCTCGCGGGTTGCGCGGCTGCGGGCGATAAGCCGTTCGGTGACCTCAAGGACGCGGGGATGCATGTGTAGAACTCCAGGCTAACGGATGTGGCGACCTGATTGTCTATGCTGAACAAGAGCCGTTGTTGATGGGATGACAAACGGCTTTCTTGATCATTCGGACCAGTTGATTCAGGTCACTCGTTGTAGATTGAACAAAATATTGCCACTAAAAAGGCTTGTTTTCTATTTTTATGCGAATAATCTTGTAATTCCAACAACAAAACGACGGCGGCCCTGTTAAATGACTCTTCGAATCGCAATCAATGGTTTTGGCCGTATCGGCCGCAACGTCCTTCGCGCACTGTATACCCAAGGCTACCGTCAGGATTTGCAGATCGTTGCAATCAATGACCTGGGCGACAGCGCGATGAACGCTCATCTGCTCAAGTACGACACTGTTCACGGCACGTTCGACGCCGATGTCCAGCATGATCAGGAAAGCCTGACCGTCAATGGCGACCGGATTTCCGTCAGCGCCATTCGTAACCCGGCCGAGCTGCCCTGGGCTGCGGAAAAGATTGATGTCGTGTTCGAATGCACCGGTTTGTTCACCGACCGGGCCAAAGCCGCCGCGCATATTACGGCCGGCGCGCGCAAAGTGATCATCTCTGCACCGGCCAAAGGCGCCGACGCCACCGTGGTGTATGGGGTGAACCACGACATTCTGCGCCAATCGCACCAGATTATTTCCAACGCGTCGTGCACCACCAACTGCCTGGCCCCGGTGGCCCAGGTGCTGCACCGCGAGCTGGGCATCGAAAGTGGTTTGATGACCACCATCCACGCCTACACCAACGATCAAAACCTGACCGACGTCTACCACACCGACCCGTACCGCGCGCGTTCGGCCACCCAGAACATGATCCCGAGCAAGACCGGTGCGGCCGAAGCGGTCGGCCTGGTGCTGCCGGAACTGGCGGGCAAACTGACCGGCATGGCCGTGCGTGTGCCGGTGATCAACGTGTCGCTGGTGGACTTGACCGTGCAACTGAAGCGCGAGGCGTCGGCCGATGAAGTGAATGCACTGCTCAAGGAAGCCAGCCAGCATTCGAAGATTCTGGGCTACAACACGTTGCCGCTGGTCTCGAGTGACTTCAACCACAACCCGCTGTCGTCGATCTTCGACGCCAACCACACCAAGTCCAGCGGCAAGCTGCTCAAGGTTCTGGCCTGGTACGACAACGAATGGGGCTTCTCCAACCGCATGCTCGATAACTGCCTGGCGCTGTGCAACGCTGAGTAACTCTGTGCCTGTTGCGCCGTACCCGACTCTGTAGGAGCCAGGCTTACCGGCGAAGAACGATGACGCGGTCTAACAGATACATCGCGCCGCTCGGTTCGCGGGCAAGCCTCGCTCCTACAGGCGATGGCGTACTCAACCATCGTCGGTAACCTGCCTACGGAATACCCCATGATCGGTATCAGCTTCACGCAAAAAACCGTCGCCGCGCGCAAACGCATCGCCCTGGTCGCCCATGACCACTGCAAGGTGTTCCTGCTGGACTGGGCCGAGCGGCACAAAGACAAACTCGCGCTACATGAACTGGTCGCCACCGGCACCACGGGTTTGTTATTGCAACAACGCCTCGACCTGCCCGTGGAAAGCATGATCAGCGGCCCCTTGGGCGGCGACCAGCAACTCGGCGCGCAAATCGCCGAACAGCGGGTCGACATGCTGGTGTTCTTCTGGGACCCGTTCGAACCGCAACCCCATGACCCGGACATCAAGGCATTGCTGCGGGTCGCGGCAGTCTGGAACATTCCCGTCGCCTGCAATGAATGCAGCGCCGACTACCTGCTCAGCAGCCCGTTGATGGATCAGGCGCATTCACATCGCATCCCCGATTACGCGACCTATTTGCTGGGCCGCGCATAAACCTTCACAAATCAGGACTTGACCATTGCAGCGGATGATAAGCATTATCATTTGATCGAAATGGATCAGGTCCTCCCGTGAGTCAATCGCGCTTCAATCACGTCTTCATCGCCCAGCGCGTCTCTCTGCTGCGCACGCTGGAGCGGATGGTCAACAATCACAGCACCGCCGAAGACCTCTTGCAGGAGACCTACCTGCGCGTGACCCGTGCGCTCAGCGAACGGGCCATCGACCACCTTGAACCCTTTGTTTTCCAGACCGCCCGCAACCTGGCGCTGGACCATTTGCGTGCGCGGCGCATTCAGTCACGGACGATGCTCGACGACGTGCCGATGGACGTGGTGGAAAGTATTGCCGCGCCGGCCAGCAGTGCCGAGGACGCCGCCCATGCCAAACAATTGCTGGAGCGTTTGAACGTGAGCCTCAGTGAACTCAGCGCCCGTCAGCAGCAGATTTTCATTCTCAGCCGCTTGCACGGGCACAGCTATCTGGAGATTTCCGAGACGCTCGGCGTGTCATTGAGCACGGTGCAAAAGGAGTTGAAGCTGATCATGGCTATCTGCATCGGTGTCGCCGAACGGTTAAACGGCGACTGAGCAAGCAAGGCTTTGCTACCCTTGCCCACTTTCAAGCTCCACTAAAAAACAGCCGTGCACAGACACTGCCGAGGAAACACCGTGACGGACACCCACCGCTCCCCTCCGCCCTCCCCGGCGCGGGACTCCGCAAGTGCGATGGACCAGGCCCTGGACTGGCTGATCGTGCTGGGCAGTCCGAGCGAAGAACAGTCTCGCCAGTTCCAGGCATGGCTGGACGCCGACCCTTTGCATGCGCAAGCGTTCGCCAAGGCCCAGGCTATCTGGGACGGCCCGCAAGTCGTGCAATGCGCGCAACATCTGGCCGCGCAACCACCCAAAGTCACCGTGTTGTCGCGCCTGCGCCCGCACTGGAAACCGTTGGCCACTGCTGCCGTGTTGATCCTCGGCCTGTTCAGTTTCAGCAACCTGCCCCTGCGTCTCCAGGCCGATCACCTGACGGTGGTCGGTGAGCGTCAGCGCCTGCAACTGGAGGACGGTTCGAAAGTCCTGCTCAATACCAATTCGGCGTTTTCCAGCACCATCAACGATCAGCAGCGCGTCGCCCGTCTTTATCAGGGCGAAGCGTTTTTCGAAGTGCCGGCCCATCGCGGCCAGCCGCTGGAAATCGACGCCGGACCGGTGAAGGCCAGCGTGCACGACACGGCATTTGCAGTGCGCTACCTCGATGGCGTGACGCAGGTTCAAGTGCAGCGTGGCGATGTCGACTTGCGGGCGACCCGCGACGACGCACGGATTCGCCTGTCTGCCGGCGAAAGCATCCGCATCGGCCCCAACGGTTTCGACCGGCCGGCCAGGCTCGACGCCGCGACTGACCTGGCCTGGGTCCAGGGCCGACTGGTGTTCGAGAACTGCCCGATGAGCCAGGTGCTGGCGGAACTGCGTCGCTACTATCCAGGCTGGATCATCAACAACAACGAGCAATTGGCCGACGTCGCCGTGACCGGCAATTACCGTCTCGACCAGCCGCTGGACGTGGTCCGCTCGCTGGCGCACATCACCTCGGCGCGGCTCCAGGAATATCCGGCGCTGGTGATCCTGAACTAAATGAGAATTATTTTTACTCGATAGCTGAAGCTCGTACGTCTCGTTATAGCCAATGCAATTGATTCGCATCTTCATATGCCAATCAGCACCTATAAAGATTCGTGCGACTCGGAGCGCTATCGATGTCCTCTCGCCTTACCCGCCACTCCTCTTCACCGTCCCGCGTGCTCTCGCTGTTGACCGCCGCCATCCTCATGGCTGGTAGCGCGCCGCTGATGGCCGCCACCGCCGCCGAGCAACCGACGCGCAACATGGGCGATTACGCGTTTGCGATCCCGCAACAGTCGCTGGTCTCGGCACTCAATGCCTTTACCGCGGTGACGGGCTGGCAGGTCGGCTTGCCGGCAGAACTTGGGCAAGGCGTGGCCTCGCCGGGTGTGCGCGGGTCCTTGTCGCCGGAGAAAGCCCTGGATCGCCTGTTGGTGGGGACCAACCTGAGCTATCGCAAACTGGGCAACAACAACATCGTCCTGGAAAAGCGCCCGAGCAGCGGCGCGCTCAATCTGCAACAGGTGACCATCAGCGCCACCCGCCAGGAACAAACCGTGGAAAGCGTGCCGGGCACCGTCACCGTTCACACCCGCGAAGAGCTGGACCGCAACAACGTCAACACCATCAAGAACCTCGTGCGTTACGAACCGGGCGTTTCGGTCGGTGGTGCGGGCCAGCGCGGCGGGATCAGCGGCTACAACATCCGCGGCATCGACGGCGACCGGATCCTGACCCAGGTCGACGGCGTCGAAGTGCCGAACGACTTCTTCAACGGCCCTTACGCCAAGACCCAGCGCAACTACGTCGACCCGGAGATCATCAAACGCGTCGAAATCCTCCGTGGGCCGGCCTCGGTGCTGTACGGCAGCAACGCCATCGGCGGCGCGGTCAGTTATTTCACCCTCGACCCGGACGACATCATCAAACCCGGCAAAGACGTCGGCGCCCGCCTGAAAACCGGCTACAGCTCCGCCGACGAGAGCTGGTTGAAGTCCGCGACTGTGGCTGGCCGCGCCGATCAGTTCGATGGCTTGCTGCATTACAGCCAGCGCGACGGTCATGAAACCGAATCCTACGGCAACAACAACGGCACCGGCCTGGCGCGCACTGCGGCCAACCCGGAGGACGTGCGTACCTACAACGTATTGGCCAAGATCGGCTGGAACTACAACGAAGATTCGCGCCTGGGCCTGACGTATGAAAAGTACAAGGACGACCGCGACACCGATCAGAAAAGTGCCTACGGCGGTCCGTTCGACAAAGGCCAGCCGGCGATTCCGGCCAGCGTCCTGCCGGGCGGCATGTACCAGTGGCGCACCGGTAACGACACCGTCACCCGCGAGCGTTTCGGCCTGGAACACAGCTTCGCCCTCGACAGTCTGCTGGCAGACAACGTCAAGTGGAGCCTGAACCATCAGGTCGCCAAGACCGACCAGAGTACCGAAGAGTTCTACTACCCGATCTCACGCAAAGTGCTGCGCACCCGCGAAACCCTTTATGAAGAAAAGCAGTGGGTGTTTGACGCGCAACTGGACAAGGCTTTCAGTCTTGCCGACACCGAGCACCTGCTGACCTACGGCACCACGATCAAGCAGCAGAAAGTCACCGGTTCGCGCAGCGGCAACGGCACCTGCCTCGCGGTCTTTGGCTCCTGCCGAACCCTCGGCGCCGTCAGCACCGCAGACGTGCTGAAAAAATCCAGCGACTTCCCCGATCCGACCGTCAACACCTACAGTTTGTTCGCCCAGGATCAGATCAGCTGGGACAAATGGACCTTCCTGCCGGGGCTGCGCTACGACTACACCGAGCTCAAGCCGCACATTACCCAGGAGTTCTTGAACACCGTGGCGGCCGATGGCCGCGGCACCGTCAGCAACGACTCCAAAACCTGGCATCGCGTGTCGCCGAAATTCGGCCTGACCTACGCCCTGACCGACCAGTACACCTGGTATGGCCAGTACGCCGAAGGTTTCCGCACACCGACCGCCAAGGCGTTGTACGGGCGCTTCGAGAACACCACCACCGGTTATCGCGTGGAGCCCAACCCGAACCTCGACCCGGAAACCAGCAAAGGTTTTGAAACCGGTCTGCGCGGTCAATTCGAATCGGGCTCCTTCGATGTGGCCGTGTTCTACAACAAGTACCGCGACTTCATCGAAGAGGATGCCATCTCCCCCGGTTACAACGAGCTGACCTTCCAGAGCGCCAACATCAAGCGCGCCACGATCAAGGGCGCAGAGGTCAAGGGACGTCTGAACCTCGACGTCTTCGGCGCGCCACAAGGTCTGTACACCCAGGGCTCGGTGGCCTACGCCTACGGTCGCAACAATGACAACGGCGAACCGATCAACAGCGTCAACCCGCTGACCGGCGTGTTCGGCCTCGGTTACGACCAGGACAACTACGGTGGTTTGCTCAGCTGGACGCTGGTGAAAAAGAAGGATCGTGTCGACGACACCAAATTCAAGTCGCCGGACGGCGTCAGCAGCCAGTTCAAATCGCCGGGCTTCGGCGTGCTGGACCTGACCGGTTTCTACAAAGTGACGGACGACGTGACCGTCAGCGCCGGGGTCTACAACCTGACCGACAAAAAGTACTGGCTGTGGGATGACGTGCGCGGTTACGACGGCGTCGGCGAGGCGTCGGTCCTCAGCCCGGCCAACCTTGATCGCCTGACTCAGCCGGGTCGCAACTTCGCGGTCAATCTGGTCTGGGACATCTGATCCTGCACGCTCACTGCGCGGCTTTTTATAGCGCCGCACAGTGAGGTTTTTTTACTGTCAGGCGTCTTCTTGTTCGTCTCGTTACCAAGCGCCTCTTTTCTTCAAGGATTTCTCATGACTAACCAGGACACTGCTCAACGCCCGGCTTTGCGCTCGCAACGCTTGAACCAGATCACCCATGAACCCCACACCAAACTCGATGCGCTGGTCAAAGCCCACGCGCCGTTCGAAACCCAGGCCAATTTCGCCCGTTTCGTGGTGGCGCAGTATCTGTTCCAGTCGGAGCTGGTGGCGCTGTACAACGATGCCGAACTGATCGCCATCGTTCCCGATCTGGCAGCGCGCTGCCGTGCCGAAGCGGCCAAGGCTGACCTGGCCGATCTGGACACCGAAGTGCCGGCGCCTGTCGCGGGCGCAGTGAACAACCCGAGCAAAGCCGAAGCGCTGGGTTGGTTGTTTGTGTCCGAAGGCTCGAAGCTCGGTGCAGCGTTCCTGATCAAACGGGCTGTCGGCCTGGGCCTGAGCGAGACCTTCGGCGCCCGTCACCTCGGCGAACCGGCCGGTGGCCGCGCCGAAGGCTGGAAAAGCTTCGTCAAGACGCTGGACGGTCTGGCACTCACCGAACAGGAAGAAGCCGAGCTGGATAAAGGCGCAATTAATGCGTTCAACCGCTTCACCGTGTTGCTGGAACACGCCTACGCCACCACTCCCGAACTCGCCTGATAACCCCGCCCTTGTAGGAGCGAGGCTTGCCCGCGAAGAACGATAACGCGGTCTATCTGAAAAACCGCGGCGCATTCTTCGCGGGCAAGCCTCGCTCCTACAGGTCATAAATCGATCTTATGACTCGCTCCTCCTCAAAACTCGCCCGTTTCCTGTTCGGTCTCTTGGCCTACATCAGCCTAGCCATCGGCCTGATCGCCATCGTCGTGCCTGGCCTGCCGACCACCGAGTTCGTCCTGCTCGCCGCCTGGGCCGCGACCAAGAGTTCGCCGCGCCTGAGTGCCTGGCTGGAAAACCATCGGCTGTTCGGTCCGATCCTCTGCAACTGGCGCAACGGTAAAATCGTTGCGCGTCGAGCCAAGGTCAGTGCCACCGTGAGCATGCTGCTGTGCGCCGGGTTGATGCTGGTCATGCTCGATCACGGTTGGCCGGTTTACCTCGCCATCGCCGGCATGAGCCTGGGCAATCTGTGGATCTGGTCACGACCGGAATCACTGCCGCAAACCACCTGACACACTCCGCGATTTATCCCCGTTTTAAAGCACTTTTCGGCACTTTTTCCCGCGCAAACGTTCAACCATGACCGTTCGTCGGGGTCACCTTCATGCATCCTCGCACCACGCCGATGCGCAGAGATTGGCGCTGAATGGATTTGGCGAACCGGGTCGGCCTCGACTCGCAGCCAACACTTCATCCCTTCGCGAGTTCGTCCTATGTTCGACTCTCTGTCCATCCGCCTGAAAATCGTTCTGCTCTCCGGTCTATGCCTGTTGGGCGTGGTCGTCCTGATCGTCAGCATGAACTTCTACCAGACCAACCAGAACGATGAGCTGGTCAGCGCCTCCAGCAGCAAAATGCTCACCGACAGCGTGCAAGACCTGCTTCAGGCCAAGGCCGCCGAGCAAGCTGTGCGGGTGCAGAAAACCTTTGGCGAAAGCCTGCTGGTGGTGACCGCCCTGGCGGACCAGATCAAGGACATGCGCACCCTGGCCGCCAAGCGCTCGCTCGAGGCCGGCGCCCTGCGTGAAGAGTTGAACCAGAGCCTGAAAACCGCCTTCGAGCGCAACAGCAAAGTGCTGGGGATCTGGCTGGCGTTCGAACCCAACGGTCTGGACGGCAAGGACAGCGAGTTCGCCAATGACGCGGCTCGCCAGTCCAACGAAGCCGGTCGTTTCGCCAGTTACTGGAGCCGCGCCGGTGGTACCGCGCTCAACACGATCATGGTCGAAGACGACATGACCAAAACCACCTTGAGCCTCAGCGGCACGCCTTACAACAGCTGGTACACCTGCCCTCGCGACAACAAGCGCACCTGCCTGCTGGACCCGTACGCCGACACCGTCGGCGGCAAGGAAATGCTGATGACCACCATTTCCGTACCGCTGCTGGTGGACGGCAAATCCATCGGCGTAGTCGGTGTGGACATCGCCCTCGACGCCCTTCAGGCAGCGGCTGTCGATTCCCAGCGTGATCTGTTCAACAGCGCCGGGCACATGCTGATTGTCTCTGGCAGCGGCGTGCTCGCCGCTTACAGTGTCGATGCGAGCAAGGTCGGTAAAAGCATCGGTGAGACCCTGGGCGCAGAAGGCAAGGATGTCCTGCAATTGCTCAGCGGCGGCGCACCGAAAATCCTCGAACAAGGTGATTTGATTCGTGCGGTGTACCCGGTCAGCCCGATCAGCGATTCCAATGCCTGGGGCGTGGTGATCGACCTGCCCAAGCAAGTGCTGCTGGCCGATTCGGTGAAGCTGCAAACGGTGCTCGATGATGCCCAGCAAAGCGGCACGATCAAAGCCGTGCTGGTGGCGGTCGCTGCCGGCCTCGTCGGCCTGCTGCTGATCTGGCTCACCGCGTCGGGCGTGACCCGGCCGATCAACAGCGTCGCCGAGATGCTCAAGGCCATTGCCAGCGGCGACGGCGACCTGACCCAGCGCCTGCATTACAGCAAGCAGGACGAACTGGGCGAACTGGTGAGTTGGTTCAACCGCTTCCTCGACAAGCTGCAACCGACCATCGCGCAGATCAAACAGAGCATCACCGATGCCCGTGGCACCGCCGACCAGTCTTCAGAAATCGCCCGCCAGACCAGCGAAGGCATGCAGGTGCAGTTCCGCGAAATCGACCAGGTCGCCACCGCGTCCAACGAAATGAGCGCCACGGCCCATGACGTCGCCAACAGTGCGTCGAACGCGGCAAACGCGGCCAAGGGCGCTGACCAGTCGGCTCGCGATGGCATGTCGATCATCGAACGCAGCACCCGCGACATCAATCAACTGGCCGACGAAGTCAGCAAGGCGGTGACCGAAGTCGAAGCGCTGGCGGTCAACAGCGAGCAGATCGGTTCGGTGCTGGAAGTCATTCGCAGCATCGCCGAGCAGACCAACCTGCTGGCGCTCAACGCCGCCATCGAAGCCGCCCGTGCCGGCGAGAGCGGTCGCGGTTTTGCGGTGGTGGCCGATGAAGTGCGCAACCTGGCCAAACGCACGCAGGATTCGGTGGAAGAGATCCGCATCGTCATAGAACGCATCCAGACCGGCACCCGCGGCGTAGTCGCTACCATGCATTCGAGCCAGACCCAGGCGCACAGCAACGCCGGGCAGATTCAACAAGCGGTGCAAGCCTTGAGCAAAATCAGCGACGCGGTCACGGTGATCAGCGACATGAACCTGCAAATCGCCAGCGCCGCCGAACAACAAAGCGCCGTGGCCGAAGAGGTCAACCGCAACGTCTCGGCGATCCGCACCGTCACCGAAACCCTGACCGGCCAGGCCACCGAATCGGCGCAGATCAGCAGCCAACTCAACTCCCTGACCACCCACCAGATGAAATTGATGGATCAGTTCCGCGTGTAAAGCCACACCGCAAATCCCTGTAGGAGCGAGCGATGCGGCGATCCGACTTGCCCGCGAATGTGTCGACGCGGTGTGTCAGGCAGACCGCGTTATCGTTCTTCGCGGGCAAGCCTCGCTCCTACAGGTTTCACCCGCATCATCAGCTGTTTGATCTATGCTCGGCCTCTCGTTCCGGAGGGCCTTCGATGACTGATTTACTCACGTCCATTCAAGCCGCACTCGGCTTGCCCCACACCCCGATGCCGTTCACTTCGAAGGGCGCCCTGCCCTCGGCGTTCGCCGTCACTGACCTGGCGAGCGCCAGCATTGCCGCTGCCGGCCAGGCGGTCAGCGAGTTACTGCACCAGCACACCGGTCGTTTGCCCAACCTTGAAGTCGACCGTCGCCTCGCCTCTTTCTGGTTCGCGACGTCGATCCGTCCCGTCGGCTGGAGCGTTCCTCCACTCTGGGACCCGGTGGCCGGAGACTACCCGACCAGCGACGGCTGGATCCGCCTGCACACCAACGCGCCTCATCACCGTGCGGCGGCCGAAAAAGTGCTCGGCGCCTGTGCCGATCGCGCCGCCGTGGCGAGCAAGGTTGCGCAATGGGCGAAAACCGATCTGGAACACGCCGTGGTCGAGGCCGGTGGCTGTGCCGCCGAAATGCGCAGTTGGGCGCAATGGCAGGCGCATCCCCAGGGTCAGGCGGTGAATTCTGAACCACTGATTCAGTTCAGCGCCGGCAACCCTGAACTGCCGCCATCGTGGCAAGGATCGGTGGCGCGACCGCTGGCCGGGATCAAGGTGCTGGATTTGACCCGCGTGCTTGCCGGCCCGGTCGCCAGTCGCTTTCTTGCCGGCCTCGGCGCCGACGTTTTGCGCATCGACCCACCGACCTGGAACGAGCCCGGCGTGGTGCCGGAAGTCACCTTGGGCAAACGCTGCGCACGCCTGGACTTGCATGACCCGGCAGATCGCATCCTGTTCGAAAGCCTGCTCAAGGACGCCGACATTCTGCTCCACGGCTACCGCGCCGATGCGCTGGAACGGCTGGGTTACGGCGTCGCCGAACGACAGGCACTCGCGCCCGGCCTGATCGACGTTTGCCTGAACGCCTACGGCTGGAGCGGACCATGGCAGAACCGCCGCGGCTTCGACAGCCTGGTGCAGATGAGCAGCGGGATTGCCGAAGCGGGGATGCAATGGAAGAAGGCGGACAAGCCGACGCCGTTGCCGGTTCAGGCGCTGGATCATGCCACCGGGTATTTGATGGCGGCTGCGGCGATCACGTTGTTGGGACGGGGTGGGTCGGCACGGTTGTCGCTGGCGCGGACGGCGAAGTTGTTGATTGAACAGGGTGCGGGGACGAGTGAGCTGCTGCGGGCAGAGGATGAAAACGACCAGGACTTGCTGGTTGAACAGACGC contains:
- a CDS encoding CoA transferase; translation: MTDLLTSIQAALGLPHTPMPFTSKGALPSAFAVTDLASASIAAAGQAVSELLHQHTGRLPNLEVDRRLASFWFATSIRPVGWSVPPLWDPVAGDYPTSDGWIRLHTNAPHHRAAAEKVLGACADRAAVASKVAQWAKTDLEHAVVEAGGCAAEMRSWAQWQAHPQGQAVNSEPLIQFSAGNPELPPSWQGSVARPLAGIKVLDLTRVLAGPVASRFLAGLGADVLRIDPPTWNEPGVVPEVTLGKRCARLDLHDPADRILFESLLKDADILLHGYRADALERLGYGVAERQALAPGLIDVCLNAYGWSGPWQNRRGFDSLVQMSSGIAEAGMQWKKADKPTPLPVQALDHATGYLMAAAAITLLGRGGSARLSLARTAKLLIEQGAGTSELLRAEDENDQDLLVEQTPWGPAHRLHVPLKITGTPLQWAIPASELGSHRAQWW